The following are from one region of the Cetobacterium somerae genome:
- a CDS encoding MurR/RpiR family transcriptional regulator, translating into MIDSLQKRVANKSLTKTETIIADFFFHNENRIYFLTSSDIAKELQISDTSVIRFVKSLGFNNFKEFKDSLKQQVSDKILTPSEKLSLNEELLKKNNLIETFTNSIFKNIEETININSYDKISKIIDILFNSNKKYIIGFKSVSGATSFFGLRLGFILKNVITHNQNNSELIKNIVDIQKDDCLFLIAHPKYSKTYPLLIEIAKKAEAKIIIVTDKSTSPVANTGDITVFTDIRGISYFNSIISTQALLEFILTSMSKNLDDDSKKRLAYINELLNENK; encoded by the coding sequence ATGATTGATTCTTTACAAAAAAGAGTTGCAAATAAAAGTTTAACAAAAACTGAAACTATTATTGCAGATTTCTTTTTCCACAATGAAAATAGAATATATTTTCTAACATCTAGCGATATTGCAAAAGAATTACAAATAAGTGATACTTCAGTAATTAGATTTGTTAAATCTCTAGGATTTAATAATTTTAAAGAGTTTAAAGATAGTTTAAAGCAACAAGTAAGCGATAAAATTCTTACTCCATCTGAAAAATTAAGTTTAAACGAAGAACTTTTAAAGAAAAATAATTTAATCGAAACATTTACTAACTCAATCTTTAAAAATATTGAAGAAACAATAAATATAAATTCCTATGATAAAATTTCAAAAATAATTGATATACTTTTTAACTCTAATAAAAAATATATTATAGGTTTTAAAAGTGTCTCTGGAGCCACATCATTTTTCGGCTTACGTTTAGGTTTTATATTAAAAAATGTTATTACACATAATCAAAATAATTCTGAACTTATAAAAAATATAGTTGATATTCAAAAGGATGATTGTTTGTTTTTAATTGCTCATCCTAAATATTCAAAAACTTATCCACTATTAATTGAAATTGCAAAAAAAGCTGAAGCAAAAATTATTATAGTTACTGATAAATCAACATCACCTGTTGCTAATACTGGAGATATAACTGTATTTACAGATATACGAGGTATTAGTTACTTTAATTCAATTATTTCTACTCAAGCACTACTAGAATTTATACTAACTTCTATGAGTAAAAATTTAGATGATGACTCTAAAAAGCGTCTAGCTTATATTAATGAACTTTTAAATGAAAATAAATAA
- a CDS encoding flavin reductase family protein, which yields MWKNLGPIVALYPTPTVIVGMIDEYEKVNWINIAHIGIIGNDSILLSVHKNHFSNEIIKDKLAVSVNIVTEDMLEAADFVGIVSGRKVDKSNVFDYTIGIRNVPMINISPIVMECEVTDNYETKEHNQYILKIRHTHIKSEVLDSEGNINYDILKPILFEMPTKSYYKLGEKVGKCWKLGENFSK from the coding sequence ATGTGGAAAAATTTAGGACCTATTGTCGCTTTATATCCTACTCCAACCGTTATTGTTGGTATGATTGATGAGTATGAAAAAGTTAATTGGATCAATATTGCTCATATTGGTATAATTGGAAATGACTCTATTTTATTAAGTGTACATAAAAATCATTTTAGTAATGAAATTATCAAAGATAAGCTTGCTGTTTCTGTTAATATTGTAACAGAAGATATGCTTGAAGCTGCTGATTTCGTTGGAATTGTTAGCGGTAGAAAAGTGGATAAATCAAATGTTTTTGACTATACTATAGGAATAAGAAACGTTCCTATGATAAATATTTCTCCTATTGTTATGGAATGTGAAGTTACTGACAATTATGAAACAAAGGAACATAATCAATATATTTTAAAAATCAGACATACTCATATTAAATCTGAAGTTCTTGATTCTGAAGGAAATATTAATTATGATATTTTGAAACCTATTCTTTTTGAAATGCCTACTAAATCCTATTATAAATTAGGAGAAAAAGTTGGTAAGTGTTGGAAATTAGGAGAAAATTTTTCAAAATAA
- a CDS encoding nitrite/sulfite reductase, with the protein MERITKKLNEIENQYLELENGIIDYTNNIIKSPDLKKKGSKFGIYEQKGKKMMLRLKAVGGELSTQNFKDLVDIMFKQNIPFLHLSTRQNYQLHEVDFDKVKSTIELCNNKEMYFRGGGGNTFRSILVSTYTGVDKKSNFDVIPYAKMIENEVFFIDKAFDFGRKLKIGFSNSSDDEFVMAVQDMGFVAKEINGKKGFKVFAGGGMGRGSKIGHILLEFLPEEDLLKAVKAMIELFYDRGDRVNRMQARLRFLVEKIGIDGFRKLFLEYFNKETTENGIIKTIDYANFIPNLTKFEINNTDENYNQWIDLCVKETKFKDIVSLVLYVKNGDLSKEHAQKLANLLDNINSPIVRATINQNLVVPMVHKSALPYIYEFLNNEIPEIVSESFSIRGQIRACVGSTVCMIGVQDSVSIADSIAVELDNLANLYPQYRKIIFKEAKNIRISGCPSSCAGIPVAPLGFIGLKKRINDVLTDCMQVYMGGILTESIQSLAFEIPNLIIPIDEIPLLVRRLFEDYLEMLQVYDLTFTQYMYERRLEEF; encoded by the coding sequence ATGGAAAGAATCACAAAAAAACTGAACGAAATTGAAAATCAATATTTAGAACTTGAAAACGGTATTATCGATTATACTAATAATATCATTAAGTCACCTGATTTAAAGAAAAAAGGTTCTAAATTTGGAATTTACGAACAAAAAGGTAAAAAAATGATGTTAAGACTTAAAGCTGTTGGTGGAGAACTTTCTACACAAAATTTTAAAGATTTAGTAGATATTATGTTTAAACAAAACATCCCTTTTTTACATCTTTCAACAAGACAAAATTATCAACTACACGAAGTTGATTTTGATAAAGTTAAATCTACTATTGAGCTTTGTAATAATAAAGAGATGTATTTCAGAGGTGGTGGAGGAAATACTTTCAGAAGTATTTTAGTCTCTACATATACAGGTGTTGATAAAAAAAGTAATTTTGATGTTATTCCTTATGCTAAAATGATTGAAAATGAAGTTTTTTTTATTGATAAAGCTTTTGATTTTGGAAGAAAATTAAAAATTGGATTTTCTAATAGTTCAGATGATGAATTTGTAATGGCTGTACAAGATATGGGATTTGTAGCTAAAGAAATTAATGGTAAAAAGGGATTTAAAGTTTTTGCTGGTGGAGGTATGGGAAGAGGAAGTAAAATTGGACATATTTTACTTGAATTTTTACCTGAAGAGGATTTATTAAAAGCAGTTAAAGCTATGATTGAACTTTTTTACGATCGTGGTGATAGAGTTAATAGGATGCAAGCTAGACTTAGATTTTTAGTTGAAAAGATTGGAATAGATGGATTTAGAAAACTTTTCTTAGAATACTTTAATAAAGAAACTACTGAAAATGGTATTATTAAAACTATTGATTATGCTAATTTTATTCCTAATTTAACTAAATTTGAAATAAATAATACTGATGAAAACTATAACCAATGGATTGACCTATGTGTAAAAGAAACTAAATTTAAAGATATTGTTTCTTTAGTTCTTTATGTAAAAAATGGAGATTTATCAAAAGAGCATGCTCAAAAATTAGCTAATCTTTTAGATAATATAAATTCTCCTATTGTTAGAGCTACTATTAATCAAAATCTAGTTGTTCCTATGGTACATAAGTCAGCTTTACCATATATTTATGAGTTTTTAAATAATGAAATTCCTGAAATTGTAAGTGAATCTTTTTCAATAAGAGGTCAAATTAGAGCTTGTGTTGGATCTACAGTTTGTATGATTGGAGTTCAAGATTCTGTTTCTATAGCTGATTCAATTGCTGTTGAATTAGATAATTTAGCTAATCTTTATCCACAATATAGAAAAATTATATTTAAAGAAGCTAAGAACATAAGAATCTCAGGATGTCCTAGTTCATGTGCTGGTATTCCCGTTGCTCCTTTAGGATTTATTGGTTTAAAAAAGAGAATAAATGATGTTTTAACAGACTGTATGCAAGTTTATATGGGTGGAATTTTAACTGAATCTATTCAGTCTCTTGCATTTGAAATACCTAACTTAATTATTCCTATTGATGAAATTCCATTACTTGTTAGAAGATTATTTGAAGACTATCTAGAGATGTTACAAGTTTATGATTTAACTTTCACACAGTATATGTATGAAAGAAGACTAGAAGAATTTTAA
- a CDS encoding pyridoxal phosphate-dependent aminotransferase produces MLAEHSKSKKIFDNGFQIAKNADLASKIYGKENVINATLGIFYNDNEEMHTLDIVNNEYKNLSDKDLFNYSSSINGEELFIDAVKQYIFGKNHINILKNNFCEVIATPGGSGAIYNTFKNYINPGEVVLLPNYMWSSYKLMSKEVGGGYQTYSLFNKKGKFDLINFKNSVIELAKIQKNLVVVLNNPCHNPTGYTLSSYEIKSLMNILKEACTLCNIILINDIAYMDFNNKKNDLSVFYQNLPTNLLMMITFSMSKSFCCYGLRVGAQIAISSSKDTIDNFTDASLYTCRSVWSNISKGGMTLFSNIVLNKKKYKQLLLEQSYMKNMIKERSEIFLGEAAAVDLNILPYKSGFFITIPFSKGLEKEIELKLKNENIFAIIIPGGIRIAICSIPKHKVYNLAKKIKIAIS; encoded by the coding sequence ATGTTAGCTGAACATTCTAAAAGTAAAAAAATTTTCGATAATGGTTTTCAAATCGCTAAAAATGCTGATTTAGCATCTAAAATATACGGTAAAGAAAATGTAATTAATGCAACTTTAGGAATCTTTTATAATGATAATGAAGAAATGCACACTTTAGATATTGTTAATAATGAATATAAAAATTTATCAGACAAAGATCTTTTCAATTATTCTTCAAGTATAAATGGTGAAGAATTATTTATCGACGCTGTTAAGCAATATATTTTTGGTAAAAATCATATTAATATTCTTAAAAATAATTTTTGTGAAGTCATTGCAACACCTGGTGGTAGTGGTGCTATATATAATACTTTTAAAAATTATATAAATCCAGGTGAAGTGGTTCTTCTCCCTAACTATATGTGGAGCTCTTATAAGCTTATGAGTAAAGAAGTTGGTGGTGGATATCAAACTTACTCTCTTTTTAATAAAAAAGGGAAATTTGATTTAATTAATTTTAAAAATTCAGTTATAGAATTAGCTAAAATTCAGAAGAATTTGGTTGTTGTTCTTAATAATCCCTGTCATAATCCTACAGGATATACTTTATCATCTTATGAAATAAAATCTCTTATGAATATTTTAAAAGAGGCATGTACTCTTTGCAATATCATTTTAATTAATGATATTGCCTACATGGATTTTAACAATAAAAAAAATGATTTAAGTGTATTTTATCAAAATCTTCCCACTAATCTTCTTATGATGATTACATTTAGTATGTCAAAATCTTTTTGTTGTTATGGTTTAAGAGTTGGAGCACAAATAGCAATCTCTTCATCAAAAGACACTATAGATAATTTTACAGATGCAAGTCTTTATACTTGTAGAAGCGTTTGGTCTAATATCTCAAAAGGAGGAATGACTCTATTTAGTAATATTGTCTTAAACAAAAAAAAATACAAACAACTTTTATTAGAACAAAGCTATATGAAAAATATGATTAAAGAACGTTCTGAAATCTTTTTAGGTGAGGCTGCAGCTGTTGATCTTAATATTTTACCTTATAAAAGTGGATTTTTCATAACAATACCCTTTTCAAAAGGTTTAGAAAAAGAAATTGAATTAAAATTAAAAAATGAAAATATTTTTGCAATAATTATTCCAGGTGGTATTAGAATAGCTATTTGTAGTATACCAAAGCATAAAGTTTATAATCTCGCAAAAAAAATAAAAATAGCAATTTCTTAA
- a CDS encoding carbon starvation CstA family protein, which translates to MKSYFIGVVILIVAYLTYGKYLEKNFGVDNRETPALLKADGVDFVQMNWIKSFLVQFLNIAGLGPITGAVAGAMWGSSSFLWIVFGTIFAGAVHDYYTGMISMRNNGENMQELIGKYLGNRAKLFTKYFLIILLIIVGVAFITGPAEILQSFTGINKEIWLTLIVGYYIVATLLPIDKIIGRVYPLFGGALVLMMFLLIGAMLIKGVKIPEVTLENMHPKKLPIFPYMFVVISCGAISGFHSTQSVLVARCLKNENDGRKSFMAAMYLEGFVALTWAAISLGFFNGVEGLAGSGGGMVAVSKMITGLLGKYGLVFTLFGLIALPITTGDTAFRSARVTIAEVLNYNQSSLKNRLIVATPLFLLAGFLSQFGFNTLWRYVASTNQLLATLGLWTCTYYFIEKKRNYWVAGIPAAFMSAMITCYFLVAPEGLKLDNMYLVYSIGILNFILALIVISLKNAKVNKEPDKIII; encoded by the coding sequence ATGAAAAGTTATTTTATTGGTGTAGTTATTTTAATTGTTGCATATTTAACATATGGAAAATATTTGGAAAAGAATTTTGGGGTAGATAATAGAGAGACACCAGCTTTATTAAAGGCTGATGGAGTAGATTTTGTACAAATGAATTGGATTAAAAGTTTTCTAGTTCAATTTTTAAATATAGCAGGTTTAGGGCCAATTACTGGAGCCGTAGCAGGAGCTATGTGGGGAAGCTCATCTTTTTTATGGATTGTATTTGGAACTATTTTTGCAGGAGCAGTTCATGATTATTATACGGGAATGATTTCTATGAGAAATAATGGTGAAAATATGCAGGAGTTAATTGGAAAATATTTGGGAAATAGAGCAAAGCTTTTTACTAAATATTTTTTAATTATATTATTAATTATAGTTGGAGTAGCTTTTATTACAGGTCCAGCAGAGATTTTACAATCATTTACAGGAATTAACAAAGAGATTTGGTTAACTTTGATTGTAGGGTATTATATAGTAGCAACACTTCTACCTATTGATAAAATTATAGGAAGAGTATATCCTTTGTTTGGAGGAGCTTTAGTTTTAATGATGTTTTTATTAATTGGAGCAATGCTAATAAAAGGAGTAAAAATACCAGAAGTAACTTTAGAAAATATGCATCCTAAAAAATTACCAATATTTCCTTATATGTTTGTTGTTATTTCATGTGGAGCAATCTCTGGATTTCATTCGACACAATCAGTCTTAGTAGCAAGATGTTTAAAAAACGAGAACGATGGAAGAAAATCATTTATGGCAGCTATGTATTTAGAGGGCTTTGTAGCTTTGACATGGGCAGCTATATCTTTAGGATTTTTTAATGGAGTAGAAGGGTTAGCAGGAAGTGGAGGGGGAATGGTAGCTGTTAGCAAAATGATCACTGGACTTTTAGGAAAATATGGACTTGTATTTACACTGTTTGGGCTAATTGCTTTACCTATTACAACAGGAGATACAGCTTTTCGAAGTGCAAGAGTTACAATTGCTGAAGTTTTAAATTATAATCAAAGCTCATTGAAAAATAGATTAATAGTAGCTACTCCATTATTTTTATTAGCTGGTTTTTTATCACAATTTGGATTTAATACTCTTTGGAGATATGTTGCATCTACAAATCAATTGCTAGCAACATTAGGTTTATGGACATGTACATATTATTTTATAGAGAAAAAAAGAAATTATTGGGTGGCAGGGATACCAGCAGCTTTTATGAGTGCAATGATTACTTGTTATTTTTTAGTTGCACCAGAAGGATTAAAATTAGATAATATGTACTTGGTATATAGTATAGGAATTTTAAATTTTATTTTGGCATTGATAGTTATTAGTTTAAAAAACGCTAAAGTAAACAAAGAACCAGATAAAATAATTATATAA
- a CDS encoding branched-chain amino acid transaminase gives MIETGKIWFNGELKEHDDAKVHVLSHVLHYGSGCFEGIRLYKLKNGKSAVFRLKEHVDRLYDSCKIYKMEVPYTKNEFIKGVLDTIKINKLEAGYIRPLIFRGYNQLGVNPTCNPVEAIIAAWKWGAYLGEEGLKNGIKVCVSSWRRPAPNTLPALAKASGNYLSSQLIKMEALDMGFEEGLALDYFGNISEGSGENIFLVKNGELLTPPMASSSLAGITRDVVVKIAKDLGLVVKYETLPREFLYLADEIFLTGTAAEITPVSSVDNIKVGCGSRGEITKKIQEEFFKIVEGENEKYREWLTIVE, from the coding sequence ATGATTGAGACAGGAAAAATTTGGTTTAATGGAGAATTAAAAGAGCATGATGATGCAAAAGTGCATGTATTATCACATGTGCTGCACTATGGTTCAGGATGTTTTGAAGGAATAAGATTATATAAATTAAAGAATGGAAAGTCAGCGGTATTTAGATTAAAAGAACATGTGGATAGATTATATGATTCTTGTAAAATTTATAAAATGGAAGTTCCTTACACTAAAAATGAATTTATAAAAGGTGTTTTAGATACAATAAAGATAAATAAATTAGAAGCTGGGTATATTAGACCACTAATTTTTAGAGGTTATAATCAACTTGGAGTAAATCCAACATGTAATCCAGTAGAGGCTATAATAGCAGCTTGGAAGTGGGGTGCTTATTTAGGCGAGGAAGGACTGAAAAATGGAATAAAGGTATGTGTATCTTCATGGAGAAGACCGGCACCAAATACTTTACCAGCTTTGGCTAAAGCTTCTGGAAATTATTTAAGTTCTCAACTGATAAAGATGGAAGCTTTAGACATGGGGTTTGAAGAGGGCTTAGCATTAGATTATTTTGGAAATATAAGTGAAGGAAGTGGAGAAAATATTTTTCTTGTAAAAAATGGAGAACTTTTAACACCACCAATGGCATCTTCATCTTTAGCAGGAATAACAAGAGATGTAGTAGTTAAAATAGCTAAAGATTTAGGCTTAGTAGTAAAATATGAAACTTTACCTCGTGAATTTTTATATTTAGCTGATGAAATATTTCTGACAGGAACAGCAGCGGAGATAACACCAGTTAGTTCTGTAGATAATATAAAGGTTGGGTGTGGAAGTAGAGGTGAGATAACTAAAAAAATTCAAGAGGAGTTTTTTAAAATAGTTGAGGGCGAAAATGAAAAGTATCGAGAGTGGTTAACTATAGTTGAGTAA
- a CDS encoding 5'-methylthioadenosine/S-adenosylhomocysteine nucleosidase codes for MKKFITTFLLLSSITFSKETILIQGAMDMEVDYLIKTLKNPTKQHIGSWTFWKGNLGKHEVIVSRTEVGLVNAAAATTIGIEKYKPTIIINQGTSGGHDFSLHTGDIVLGTDIINIGAIRTERKEEGVPENIRDGIFFDVVQRLRDSNNNLVTYKNFSSNSNLIEIAQKTSYSNGKISLGVIGSADQWNREIERIKYLNTTFKTQTEEMESVAVAQIAKAYDIPFLAIRVLSNTEIHNEEFNPKTALWCQEFTVNVINNIQ; via the coding sequence ATGAAAAAATTTATCACAACTTTTTTACTACTATCTTCAATCACTTTTTCAAAAGAAACTATTTTAATTCAAGGTGCTATGGATATGGAGGTTGATTATTTAATAAAAACTCTAAAAAATCCAACTAAACAGCATATAGGTTCTTGGACATTTTGGAAAGGAAACCTTGGAAAACATGAAGTTATTGTTTCTAGAACAGAAGTTGGCTTAGTTAATGCTGCAGCTGCTACAACTATTGGTATTGAAAAATATAAACCAACAATTATAATTAATCAAGGAACTTCTGGTGGACATGATTTTTCTTTACATACTGGAGATATAGTTTTAGGAACTGATATTATAAACATTGGAGCTATTCGAACAGAAAGAAAAGAAGAGGGCGTTCCAGAAAATATAAGAGATGGGATATTTTTTGATGTAGTTCAAAGACTTAGAGATTCTAATAATAATCTTGTTACATATAAAAATTTTTCAAGCAACTCAAATTTAATTGAAATTGCTCAAAAAACTAGTTATTCTAATGGAAAAATCTCTTTAGGTGTTATCGGTTCCGCTGATCAATGGAACAGAGAAATCGAAAGAATTAAATATTTAAATACAACATTTAAAACTCAAACTGAAGAGATGGAGTCAGTTGCAGTAGCTCAAATTGCGAAAGCTTATGATATTCCTTTTTTAGCTATAAGAGTTTTATCAAATACAGAAATACACAATGAAGAATTTAATCCTAAGACAGCTCTTTGGTGTCAAGAGTTTACTGTTAATGTTATAAATAATATACAATAA
- a CDS encoding BMP family lipoprotein, with protein sequence MKNIFKLLLIVFIVFTWQKTEIFANIKVGLVLSTGGLGDKSFNDSAYRGLEIAKKDLGIDFKYVEPKSSLEDEEFLREYADAEYDFIIGVGFPMKDAVENVARDYPDIKFAMIDNTTNEKNIKNLLFKENEGSFLMGSLAAMMSKNHVIGFVGGIDMPLINKFKNGYEQGAKYINPNIKVLSAYIGGTTAFNDPLKANEMATLQIKQGADVLYHAAGGSGLGVLEAAKDNNIYAIGVDSDQDDFIKGTVLTSMMKNVDIAVYNTVKSILNNEFQGGDSYYGLSENGVGTTDFRNTKEIIGDENLKKLEVIIEKIKLNEIIIK encoded by the coding sequence ATGAAAAATATTTTTAAGCTTTTATTAATTGTTTTTATTGTGTTTACATGGCAAAAAACTGAGATTTTTGCTAATATAAAAGTTGGATTAGTATTATCAACAGGAGGATTGGGAGATAAATCTTTTAATGATTCAGCATATAGAGGGTTAGAAATAGCTAAAAAAGATTTAGGAATAGATTTTAAGTATGTTGAGCCAAAATCATCTTTAGAGGATGAAGAGTTTTTAAGAGAATATGCAGATGCAGAGTATGATTTTATAATAGGAGTAGGATTTCCTATGAAAGATGCTGTAGAAAATGTAGCGAGAGACTATCCAGATATAAAATTTGCGATGATTGATAATACAACAAATGAAAAAAATATTAAAAATTTATTATTTAAGGAGAATGAAGGTTCTTTTTTAATGGGATCTTTAGCAGCCATGATGAGTAAGAATCATGTAATTGGTTTTGTGGGAGGCATAGATATGCCTTTAATTAATAAATTTAAAAATGGTTATGAGCAAGGTGCAAAGTATATAAATCCAAATATAAAAGTTTTGAGTGCATATATTGGTGGAACAACAGCTTTTAATGATCCTTTGAAGGCAAATGAGATGGCAACCCTTCAAATAAAGCAAGGAGCAGATGTATTATACCATGCCGCTGGTGGAAGTGGTTTAGGTGTTTTAGAAGCAGCTAAAGATAATAACATATATGCTATAGGAGTTGACTCAGATCAAGATGATTTTATAAAAGGAACAGTGTTAACATCTATGATGAAAAATGTAGATATAGCAGTTTATAATACAGTTAAATCTATCTTGAATAACGAGTTTCAAGGAGGAGATTCTTATTACGGATTATCCGAAAATGGTGTAGGAACAACAGATTTTAGAAATACAAAAGAGATAATAGGTGACGAGAATTTAAAAAAATTAGAAGTTATAATAGAAAAAATAAAATTAAATGAAATAATAATAAAATAA
- a CDS encoding phosphoenolpyruvate carboxykinase (ATP) yields the protein MNQEIFIGRNSAILNFSTKYCDTSENLLSSLAFKKVLSKYIYLINTKNTSIYQFLKKSCEDDISETLVKFFKLLIVLDKSEVSKLNPVYANLLLNETILFEFIEGLYSYWRKFERYAIIRNKNTSLGLQNINFIDSMNSFTNLILKTYRLVEQNILGENHRVYRQLNAGVNAGLILNNAPWKCPKEYSFLEKIPFTESIVLQPPFITYPRKNTRKGIFCENRENPIENLTLNLDNWICFPAKVGELLAFVYFDMNFMAQGVTLCNLFELAKKEEYLNKKPDIIYMYGVKDFHAEMRTEFFKDSQNDIMIGYVNFNEGIDYFGYMKKMILTLHNLKMIDAGYLPVHGAMVNLTFKNGLEKNVIIMGDSGAGKSESLEAFRKLSESYIKEMKIIFDDMGVLKLDENTLTASGTEIGAFIRLDDLDIGYPYKEIDRSIFMNPDKINSRIVIPISTHSDIIKKYKVDMFLYANNYEDGEILEFFNSSSIAKPIFIQGARNAKGTTNEIGKVTSYFANPFGPLQRKNETDILINKYFEKMFEDKILVGQIRTCLGIHGLEKEGPEKAAKKLFEFIIK from the coding sequence ATGAATCAAGAAATTTTTATAGGTAGAAATAGTGCGATTTTAAATTTTTCAACAAAATATTGTGATACTTCTGAAAATCTTTTATCAAGCTTAGCTTTTAAAAAGGTTCTTTCTAAATATATATATCTAATTAACACTAAAAATACATCTATTTATCAATTTTTGAAAAAAAGTTGTGAAGATGATATCAGTGAAACTCTAGTTAAATTTTTTAAACTTCTTATCGTTTTAGATAAATCTGAAGTTTCTAAATTAAACCCAGTTTACGCTAATCTTTTATTAAACGAAACAATTCTTTTTGAATTTATTGAAGGTCTATATTCTTATTGGAGAAAATTTGAAAGATATGCTATTATTCGTAATAAAAATACAAGCTTAGGATTACAAAATATTAATTTTATTGACTCTATGAATAGTTTTACAAATTTAATTTTAAAAACTTACAGATTAGTTGAACAAAATATTTTAGGTGAAAATCACAGAGTTTATAGACAACTAAATGCAGGAGTTAATGCAGGACTTATCTTAAATAACGCTCCTTGGAAATGTCCTAAAGAATATTCTTTTTTAGAAAAAATTCCCTTCACTGAATCAATAGTATTACAGCCACCTTTTATAACTTATCCTAGAAAAAATACACGAAAAGGTATTTTTTGTGAAAATAGAGAAAATCCTATTGAAAATTTAACTTTAAATTTAGATAATTGGATTTGCTTTCCCGCTAAAGTTGGTGAATTATTAGCTTTTGTATATTTTGATATGAATTTTATGGCTCAAGGCGTTACTCTTTGTAATCTTTTTGAATTAGCTAAAAAAGAGGAATATCTTAATAAAAAACCCGATATTATATATATGTATGGAGTTAAAGACTTCCATGCAGAGATGAGAACTGAATTTTTTAAAGATTCACAAAATGATATTATGATTGGATATGTAAATTTTAATGAAGGTATTGATTATTTTGGGTATATGAAAAAAATGATTTTAACACTTCATAATTTAAAAATGATTGATGCTGGGTATCTTCCAGTACATGGTGCTATGGTAAATTTAACATTTAAAAATGGATTAGAAAAAAATGTTATTATTATGGGAGATAGTGGTGCTGGAAAGTCTGAAAGTTTAGAAGCCTTTAGAAAATTAAGTGAATCTTATATCAAAGAAATGAAAATTATATTTGACGATATGGGAGTCTTAAAACTTGATGAGAATACTTTAACTGCTTCTGGAACAGAGATTGGAGCTTTTATACGACTTGACGATTTAGATATTGGATATCCTTATAAAGAAATTGATCGAAGCATTTTTATGAATCCTGATAAAATAAACTCTCGGATTGTTATTCCAATATCCACCCACTCTGATATTATAAAAAAATATAAAGTTGATATGTTTTTATATGCTAATAATTACGAAGATGGAGAAATTTTAGAATTCTTTAATTCCTCTTCTATTGCTAAACCTATATTTATTCAAGGTGCACGAAATGCTAAGGGAACTACTAATGAAATTGGAAAAGTAACATCTTATTTTGCTAATCCATTTGGGCCTCTACAAAGAAAAAATGAAACCGATATATTAATTAATAAATATTTTGAAAAAATGTTTGAAGATAAAATTTTAGTAGGACAGATTAGAACATGTTTAGGTATTCATGGACTAGAAAAGGAAGGACCTGAAAAGGCAGCTAAAAAATTATTTGAGTTTATTATTAAATAA